The proteins below are encoded in one region of Gambusia affinis linkage group LG07, SWU_Gaff_1.0, whole genome shotgun sequence:
- the rae1 gene encoding mRNA export factor isoform X1 yields the protein MSLFGTASSFGTGGTGVFGSTTTDSHNPMKDVEVTSPPDDSISCMAFSPPTMPGNFLIAGSWANDVRCWEVQDNGQTVPKAQQMHTGPVLGVCWSDDGSKVFTASCDKTAKMWDLSSNQAMQIAQHDGPIKSIHWIKAPNYSCVMTGSWDKTLKFWDTRSPNPMMSLQMPERCYCADVVYPMAVVATAERGLIVYQLENQPSEFRRIDSPLKHQHRCVAIFKDKQNKPTGFALGSIEGRVAIHYINPPNPAKDNFTFKCHRSNGTNTTTPQDIYAVNAISFHPVHGTLATVGSDGRFSFWDKDARTKLKTSEQLDQPITACCFNNNGNIFAYASSYDWSKGHEYYNPQKKNYIFLRNAAEELKPRNKKW from the exons ATGAGTTTGTTCGGAACGGCTTCCAGCTTTGGAACAGGAGGGACTGGTGTTTTTGGAAGCACGACAACCGACAGCCATAATCCCATGAAG GATGTCGAAGTGACCTCGCCTCCAGATGACAGCATCAGCTGCATGGCGTTCAGTCCCCCAACCATGCCAGGAAACTTCCTTATTGCGGGATCCTGGGCGAATGAT GTGAGATGTTGGGAGGTGCAGGACAACGGACAGACCGTCCCCAAAGCCCAACAGATGCACACGGGTCCGGTGCTGGGTGTCTGCTGGAGCGAC GATGGCAGTAAGGTGTTCACCGCGTCATGCGACAAGACGGCCAAGATGTGGGATCTTAGCAGCAACCAAGCGATGCAGATTGCACAG CATGACGGTCCAATCAAATCAATCCACTGGATAAAAGCCCCAAACTACAGCTGTGTCATGACCGGCAGCTGGGATAAAACACTGAAG TTTTGGGACACCCGCTCCCCCAACCCCATGATGTCCCTGCAGATGCCCGAGAGATGCTACTGTGCCGACGTT GTGTATCCCATGGCAGTGGTAGCCACAGCTGAAAGAGGCCTTATAGTGTACCAGTTGGAGAACCAGCCTTCTGAGTTTCGCAGAATAGACTCCCCTCTCAAACACCAG caCCGCTGTGTTGCCATATTTAAGGACAAGCAGAACAAGCCAACAGGCTTTGCACTGGGAAGCATTGAGGGCAGAGTGGCGATCCATTACATCAATCCGCCAAACCC AGCCAAAGATAACTTCACCTTCAAGTGCCACAGGTCCAATGGAACCAACACAACCACTCCACAGGACATCTATGCT GTTAACGCCATCTCCTTCCATCCCGTCCACGGCACACTGGCCACCGTGGGCTCCGACGGACGCTTCAGCTTCTGGGACAAAGACGCGCGCACCAAGCTGAAGACCTCCGAGCAGCTCgaccagccaatcacagcttGCTGCTTCAACAACAACGGCAACATCTTCGCGTACGCCTCGAGTTACGACTGGTCAAAG GGCCACGAGTACTACAACCCCCAGAAAAAGAACTACATCTTTCTGAGGAACGCCGCTGAGGAGCTGAAGCCTCGGAACAAGAAATGGTGA
- the rae1 gene encoding mRNA export factor isoform X2, whose product MSLFGTASSFGTGGTGVFGSTTTDSHNPMKDVEVTSPPDDSISCMAFSPPTMPGNFLIAGSWANDVRCWEVQDNGQTVPKAQQMHTGPVLGVCWSDDGSKVFTASCDKTAKMWDLSSNQAMQIAQHDGPIKSIHWIKAPNYSCVMTGSWDKTLKFWDTRSPNPMMSLQMPERCYCADVVYPMAVVATAERGLIVYQLENQPSEFRRIDSPLKHQHRCVAIFKDKQNKPTGFALGSIEGRVAIHYINPPNPAKDNFTFKCHRSNGTNTTTPQDIYAVNAISFHPVHGTLATVGSDGRFSFWDKDARTKLKTSEQLDQPITACCFNNNGNIFAYASSYDWSKGHEYYNPQKKNYIFLRNAAEELKPRNKK is encoded by the exons ATGAGTTTGTTCGGAACGGCTTCCAGCTTTGGAACAGGAGGGACTGGTGTTTTTGGAAGCACGACAACCGACAGCCATAATCCCATGAAG GATGTCGAAGTGACCTCGCCTCCAGATGACAGCATCAGCTGCATGGCGTTCAGTCCCCCAACCATGCCAGGAAACTTCCTTATTGCGGGATCCTGGGCGAATGAT GTGAGATGTTGGGAGGTGCAGGACAACGGACAGACCGTCCCCAAAGCCCAACAGATGCACACGGGTCCGGTGCTGGGTGTCTGCTGGAGCGAC GATGGCAGTAAGGTGTTCACCGCGTCATGCGACAAGACGGCCAAGATGTGGGATCTTAGCAGCAACCAAGCGATGCAGATTGCACAG CATGACGGTCCAATCAAATCAATCCACTGGATAAAAGCCCCAAACTACAGCTGTGTCATGACCGGCAGCTGGGATAAAACACTGAAG TTTTGGGACACCCGCTCCCCCAACCCCATGATGTCCCTGCAGATGCCCGAGAGATGCTACTGTGCCGACGTT GTGTATCCCATGGCAGTGGTAGCCACAGCTGAAAGAGGCCTTATAGTGTACCAGTTGGAGAACCAGCCTTCTGAGTTTCGCAGAATAGACTCCCCTCTCAAACACCAG caCCGCTGTGTTGCCATATTTAAGGACAAGCAGAACAAGCCAACAGGCTTTGCACTGGGAAGCATTGAGGGCAGAGTGGCGATCCATTACATCAATCCGCCAAACCC AGCCAAAGATAACTTCACCTTCAAGTGCCACAGGTCCAATGGAACCAACACAACCACTCCACAGGACATCTATGCT GTTAACGCCATCTCCTTCCATCCCGTCCACGGCACACTGGCCACCGTGGGCTCCGACGGACGCTTCAGCTTCTGGGACAAAGACGCGCGCACCAAGCTGAAGACCTCCGAGCAGCTCgaccagccaatcacagcttGCTGCTTCAACAACAACGGCAACATCTTCGCGTACGCCTCGAGTTACGACTGGTCAAAG GGCCACGAGTACTACAACCCCCAGAAAAAGAACTACATCTTTCTGAGGAACGCCGCTGAGGAGCTGAAGCCTCGGAACAAGAAATG